One Ensifer adhaerens genomic region harbors:
- a CDS encoding YbaN family protein has translation MNPALRLLYLCLAWLMVGLGVIGAFLPILPTTPFLLLAAGLFARASPRLEQWLLNHRVFGTSLRLWREKGAISRRAKTGAVSLMAASFGLFLFFGNPSLSLAAIVAAAMALPALFILTRPAE, from the coding sequence GTGAACCCCGCGCTTCGCCTTCTCTATCTTTGCCTCGCATGGCTGATGGTCGGTCTCGGCGTCATCGGCGCCTTTCTTCCGATCCTGCCGACGACGCCGTTCCTGTTGCTGGCAGCCGGGCTCTTTGCCCGGGCCTCGCCCCGGCTGGAGCAATGGCTGCTCAACCACCGGGTCTTCGGGACCTCGCTTCGGCTGTGGCGCGAAAAGGGGGCGATATCCCGGCGGGCCAAGACCGGTGCGGTCAGCCTGATGGCCGCCAGCTTCGGCCTCTTCCTTTTCTTCGGCAATCCGAGCCTCTCGCTCGCCGCTATCGTCGCAGCCGCAATGGCGCTTCCCGCGCTTTTCATCCTGACGCGTCCAGCGGAGTAG
- a CDS encoding DUF2161 domain-containing phosphodiesterase, producing the protein METTLYQPIKSFLETRGYSVKGEIGGCDIVALSDDEPPLVVVCELKLSFNLELILQAVDRATAGDEVWVAARVSAKGKGRESDRRFRDLCRRLGFGMLAVADNGMVDVILAASAVMPRKNSRKRARLISEHRRRKGDPTAGGATRTPIMTAYRQQALACAAALQVGQQRPRDLRPVAPDAAKILLSNVYGWFERVDRGIYALSEQGAEALRRWPPLETATVVIEASEA; encoded by the coding sequence TTGGAGACGACCCTCTACCAACCGATCAAGAGCTTCCTCGAAACCCGCGGCTACAGCGTCAAGGGCGAGATCGGCGGCTGCGATATCGTCGCGCTCAGCGACGACGAACCGCCGCTGGTGGTCGTGTGCGAACTGAAGCTGAGCTTCAACCTCGAACTGATCCTGCAGGCGGTCGATCGCGCCACCGCCGGCGACGAGGTGTGGGTCGCCGCCCGTGTTTCGGCCAAGGGCAAGGGGCGGGAGAGTGACCGGCGTTTCCGCGATCTCTGCCGCCGGCTCGGCTTCGGGATGCTGGCGGTCGCCGACAATGGCATGGTCGATGTTATTCTCGCGGCTTCCGCGGTGATGCCGCGCAAGAACAGCAGGAAAAGAGCGCGCCTGATCAGCGAGCATCGCCGCCGCAAGGGCGATCCGACCGCGGGTGGCGCCACGCGCACACCGATCATGACCGCGTATCGGCAGCAGGCGCTCGCCTGCGCTGCCGCCCTGCAAGTCGGCCAGCAGCGCCCGCGCGATCTGCGCCCGGTAGCACCCGATGCCGCCAAAATCCTGCTCAGCAACGTCTATGGCTGGTTCGAGCGGGTCGACCGCGGCATCTACGCGCTGTCGGAACAGGGCGCCGAAGCACTTCGCCGCTGGCCTCCGCTCGAGACCGCAACGGTCGTGATCGAGGCATCCGAAGCATGA
- a CDS encoding NfeD family protein, with amino-acid sequence MLRTLTLLFLLILSFAFPASSRAENDRVALVLHVNGAIGPATAEYVRRGLTKAEERRLPLVVLQVDTPGGLDTSMREIIRAILGSPIPVATYVAPSGARAASAGTYILYASHIAAMAPGTNLGAATPIAIGGDMFGEGKDGDKQPAAQSPGEAKMVNDAVAYIRGLAELRGRNADWGEKAVREAASLSAEAAVREKAVDFTATDVTDLLKQANGRTVRVGQREIVLDTAGLTTEDFVPDWRTRLLSVVTDPNIAVILMMIGIYGLIFEFLSPGSVAPGTIGGICLLLGLYALSVLPVSYAGIGLIMLGIGLMVAEAHSPSFGVLGAGGSFALVLGAAILFDTDTPGFGVSWSVLAALAVASLGFSLLVARLAFSSSRHAVVTGSEQMIGLAGTVENWTGAAGYVIAHGERWQAVSTETLSRGENVKVIGRNGLTLEVIRDGPKT; translated from the coding sequence ATGTTGCGAACCCTCACGCTGTTGTTTTTGTTGATCTTGTCCTTCGCGTTTCCAGCTTCGTCGCGGGCCGAAAACGATCGGGTCGCCTTGGTGCTGCATGTCAACGGCGCCATCGGTCCGGCGACCGCCGAATATGTCAGGCGTGGCCTGACGAAGGCGGAAGAGCGCCGCCTGCCGCTGGTGGTCCTGCAGGTGGATACGCCCGGCGGCCTCGACACCTCGATGCGCGAGATTATCCGCGCGATCCTTGGCTCGCCCATACCCGTCGCAACCTACGTTGCGCCGAGCGGCGCGCGGGCGGCGAGCGCCGGCACTTACATCCTTTATGCCAGCCACATTGCGGCGATGGCGCCGGGAACGAACCTCGGCGCCGCGACGCCGATTGCGATCGGTGGCGACATGTTCGGTGAGGGTAAGGACGGCGACAAACAGCCGGCGGCGCAGAGCCCGGGCGAGGCAAAAATGGTCAACGATGCCGTGGCCTATATCCGCGGGCTGGCGGAGTTGCGCGGGCGCAATGCCGACTGGGGCGAAAAGGCGGTGCGCGAGGCTGCAAGCCTCTCGGCCGAGGCCGCCGTCCGGGAAAAGGCCGTCGATTTCACCGCGACCGACGTTACCGATCTCCTGAAGCAGGCGAACGGGCGGACGGTGCGCGTGGGGCAGCGAGAGATCGTGCTCGATACCGCAGGTCTTACGACCGAGGACTTCGTGCCCGACTGGCGCACCCGGCTGCTTTCAGTGGTCACTGATCCCAATATCGCGGTCATCCTGATGATGATCGGCATCTACGGCTTGATCTTCGAGTTCCTGTCGCCGGGGTCGGTGGCGCCGGGAACGATCGGCGGCATCTGCCTGTTGCTCGGGCTCTATGCGCTTTCGGTGCTGCCCGTCAGTTATGCCGGCATAGGGCTGATCATGCTCGGGATCGGATTGATGGTCGCCGAGGCGCATTCGCCATCCTTCGGCGTGCTCGGCGCCGGCGGCAGTTTTGCACTGGTTCTGGGCGCGGCCATTCTCTTCGATACGGATACGCCGGGTTTTGGGGTTTCCTGGTCCGTGCTGGCGGCGCTTGCGGTTGCAAGCCTCGGTTTTAGCCTTCTGGTCGCTCGGCTCGCCTTCAGTTCGAGCCGCCACGCGGTGGTGACCGGCAGCGAACAGATGATCGGCCTTGCCGGCACGGTCGAAAATTGGACCGGCGCGGCCGGTTACGTCATCGCCCATGGCGAGCGCTGGCAGGCCGTCAGCACGGAGACGCTGTCGAGGGGCGAGAACGTGAAGGTCATCGGGCGGAACGGACTGACGCTCGAAGTGATCCGCGACGGACCAAAGACATAG
- a CDS encoding slipin family protein — MDMFGSLAPFAALLVLVILVIAYSIRILREYERGVIFTLGRFTGVKGPGLILLVPYVQQMVRVDLRTRVLDVPSQDVISHDNVSVRVSAVIYFRVIDAEKSTIQVEDFMMATSQLAQTTLRSVLGKHDLDEMLAERDRLNDDIQKILDSQTDAWGIKVATVEIKHVDINESMVRAIARQAEAERERRAKVINAEGEQQAAAKLLEAAEILARQPQAMQLRYLSTLNVIAGEKNSTVIFPFPMELGGLLGFKPDKPTGSTQE, encoded by the coding sequence ATGGACATGTTCGGGAGCCTTGCTCCTTTTGCTGCGTTGCTGGTGCTCGTCATTCTCGTCATCGCCTATTCGATCCGGATCCTGCGTGAATATGAACGGGGCGTGATCTTCACCCTCGGCCGGTTCACCGGCGTCAAGGGGCCGGGGCTGATCCTGCTTGTGCCCTATGTGCAGCAGATGGTGCGGGTCGATCTCAGAACCCGGGTGCTGGACGTGCCGAGCCAGGACGTCATCTCTCATGACAACGTTTCCGTTCGGGTCAGCGCCGTGATCTATTTCCGGGTGATCGACGCCGAGAAATCGACGATCCAGGTCGAGGACTTCATGATGGCGACGAGCCAGCTGGCGCAGACGACCCTGCGGTCCGTGCTTGGCAAACATGATCTCGACGAGATGCTGGCCGAGCGTGATCGGCTGAACGACGATATCCAGAAGATCCTCGACAGCCAGACGGATGCCTGGGGCATCAAGGTGGCGACCGTCGAGATCAAGCATGTCGACATCAACGAGAGCATGGTTCGGGCGATTGCCCGTCAGGCGGAGGCCGAACGCGAGCGGCGCGCCAAGGTGATCAATGCCGAGGGTGAGCAGCAGGCCGCGGCCAAGCTGCTCGAGGCCGCCGAGATCCTCGCCCGGCAGCCTCAGGCCATGCAGTTGCGCTATCTGAGCACCTTGAACGTCATTGCCGGCGAGAAGAACTCGACCGTGATCTTCCCATTCCCGATGGAACTCGGTGGTCTGCTGGGGTTCAAGCCCGACAAACCCACCGGCTCGACGCAAGAGTGA
- a CDS encoding inositol monophosphatase family protein, whose protein sequence is MTAEIAGLDARFALAKSMAEEAGQLAYDYFLKRETLVIETKRDAHDVVSIADRNVETLIRDKIAAAFPDDGVLGEEHGLLDGTSGFTWVLDPIDGTTPFVNGMPNWCVSIAVVYAEKPVIGVIHSPCHQEIYAAATGRGATLNGKPLRLDGTRTIRNAVTGLGANDQVKPGEMGAIVERLLSNGGNFMRNGSGALMIAYVAAGRLVGYYEPYMHAWDCLGGYCLVTEAGGWTLPFPARGEALTHWAPVLAAAPSAVDDLLKVAQLDRAAA, encoded by the coding sequence ATGACTGCTGAAATTGCCGGCCTCGATGCCCGGTTCGCGCTTGCCAAATCCATGGCCGAGGAGGCCGGCCAGCTCGCCTACGATTACTTCCTGAAGCGGGAAACACTCGTCATCGAAACCAAGCGTGACGCCCACGACGTCGTGTCGATCGCCGACCGCAACGTCGAGACGTTGATCCGCGACAAGATCGCCGCCGCGTTTCCGGACGATGGCGTGCTCGGAGAGGAGCATGGACTTCTCGACGGCACATCCGGCTTCACCTGGGTGCTCGATCCGATCGACGGCACCACGCCCTTCGTCAACGGCATGCCAAACTGGTGCGTCTCGATTGCGGTGGTCTATGCGGAGAAACCCGTTATCGGCGTGATCCACTCGCCCTGCCACCAGGAAATCTATGCCGCTGCAACCGGCCGGGGCGCGACGCTGAACGGCAAGCCGCTTCGTCTCGACGGCACGCGCACAATCCGCAACGCCGTCACCGGGCTTGGCGCCAACGATCAGGTGAAACCTGGCGAGATGGGTGCCATCGTCGAGCGCCTGCTCTCGAATGGCGGCAACTTCATGCGCAACGGTTCCGGCGCACTGATGATCGCCTATGTGGCGGCAGGTCGCCTCGTCGGTTATTACGAACCCTACATGCATGCCTGGGACTGCCTTGGCGGCTATTGCCTGGTGACCGAAGCCGGCGGCTGGACGCTGCCTTTCCCCGCGCGGGGCGAGGCGCTGACGCATTGGGCGCCGGTGTTGGCCGCAGCCCCGAGCGCCGTCGATGACCTGCTGAAGGTCGCCCAGCTTGACCGGGCAGCAGCTTGA
- a CDS encoding ABC transporter ATP-binding protein: MSTPRTGSVVFQNVRKQFGSFTAIHDLSLTIEPGTLVTLLGPSGCGKTTTLRMLAGLEHPSAGRILIGGKDVTMLPANERDVSMVFQSYALFPHMSALDNVAYGLESSGIKKKEARERAEEGLQLVGLGGLGQRLPAELSGGQQQRVAVARALVLEPQVLLLDEPLSNLDARLRRKVRTEIRELQQRLGFTAVYVTHDQDEALAVSDRIIVMKDGAIAQQGAPRDLYEAPASTFIADFMGEANVLPCEVTATDAGLATIRIGGFEHRLPSKGTRTGPSKLAVRPNAVTLTPAKGAALSGTISSAAYLGGHVEYEVETPAGLLFVVDQAVEEMLSPATEVAIGFRSRGLALIDA, encoded by the coding sequence ATGAGCACCCCGCGCACCGGCTCGGTCGTCTTCCAGAACGTGCGCAAGCAGTTCGGCAGCTTCACCGCCATCCACGACCTGTCGCTCACCATCGAGCCGGGCACGCTGGTGACCCTGCTTGGCCCCTCCGGCTGCGGCAAGACGACGACGCTGCGTATGCTGGCCGGCCTCGAACACCCTTCCGCCGGCCGGATCCTGATCGGCGGCAAGGACGTGACCATGCTGCCGGCCAACGAGCGCGACGTGTCGATGGTCTTCCAGTCCTATGCGCTCTTCCCGCACATGTCGGCGCTCGACAATGTCGCCTACGGCCTCGAATCCTCGGGAATCAAGAAGAAGGAAGCGCGTGAGCGCGCCGAAGAAGGCCTGCAGCTCGTCGGCCTCGGCGGCCTCGGCCAGCGGCTTCCGGCCGAACTTTCGGGCGGCCAGCAGCAACGCGTCGCCGTTGCCCGCGCGCTCGTGCTCGAACCGCAGGTGTTGCTGCTCGACGAACCGCTGTCCAACCTCGACGCGCGACTGCGCCGCAAGGTGCGCACAGAAATCCGCGAGTTGCAGCAGCGCCTCGGGTTCACCGCCGTCTACGTCACCCACGACCAGGACGAGGCGCTTGCCGTTTCCGACCGCATCATCGTCATGAAAGATGGCGCGATCGCGCAGCAAGGTGCGCCGCGCGACCTCTATGAAGCGCCGGCCTCCACCTTCATCGCCGACTTCATGGGCGAGGCCAATGTGCTGCCCTGCGAGGTGACCGCGACCGACGCCGGCCTGGCGACGATCCGCATCGGCGGATTTGAGCACCGCCTGCCCTCCAAGGGCACCCGGACGGGTCCGTCGAAACTCGCCGTACGGCCCAACGCGGTAACGCTGACGCCAGCCAAGGGTGCGGCCCTTTCAGGCACGATCAGCAGCGCCGCCTATCTCGGCGGCCACGTCGAATACGAGGTCGAAACGCCGGCGGGTCTCCTCTTTGTTGTCGATCAGGCGGTGGAGGAAATGCTATCTCCGGCAACGGAGGTCGCGATCGGTTTCCGCAGCCGCGGCCTCGCTTTGATTGACGCATGA
- a CDS encoding ABC transporter permease → MEHRNRRLDLTLGLGLAAFLAVPWYRIEGGFFGLGWLADFPGDLAVAPGLMQIFAHDKPWLIVALALLGICVAARFVRDPARRGLLLAVAGAAGVLYLALQGLAIGFSGWTWTISETLFGTLSDGQPSMGAGAVLMALTFVLLFAFGLAERGVLKGDAFIVAAISLLVTLVIVFVFYPVGSMFAASVQDFDGSFKPDGFIRNIQDASIWSLSCVVGEGRCGVAWRTLWLALMTASGSTLLGLAFALVATRTRFPFKKGMRLLTVLPIITPPFVIGLALTLLFGRAGVVTEFLSDAFGVEPGRWLYGLTGIWIAQVLSFTPISFLVLIGVVEGVSPSMEEASQTLRADRWRTFWTVSLPLMKPGLANAFLIGFIESMADFGNPLVLGGSHGVLSTEIFFAVVGAQNDPSRAAVLAIILLCFTLTAFVAQRYWLAGKNYSTVTGKGDSGAHSALPRSISIGVHAIVIPWMIFTVVVYSMILFGGFVKTWGLDNSLTLDHYAKAFSISFADGAIAWTGVAWNSFWTTMEISLIAAPLTAMVGLLTAYLIVRQRFAGRDVFEFALMLSFAIPGTVIGISYIIAFNLPPLEMTGTALILVACFVFRNMPVGVRGGIAAMSQLDKSLDEASLTLRATSFRTLRKVILPLLRPAIVAALVYSFVRAITSISAVVFLVSAEYNMATAYIVGLVENGEFGVAIAYSSALILVMITVITGLQLLVGERKLRRENRVLGAAPVRSSNTISQEKTA, encoded by the coding sequence ATGGAACATCGCAACCGCAGGCTCGACCTCACGCTCGGGCTCGGACTGGCCGCCTTCTTGGCTGTCCCCTGGTATCGCATCGAAGGCGGCTTCTTCGGGCTCGGCTGGCTTGCCGATTTCCCCGGGGATTTAGCCGTTGCCCCCGGCCTGATGCAGATTTTCGCCCATGATAAGCCGTGGCTGATCGTGGCGCTGGCGCTGCTCGGCATCTGCGTCGCAGCGCGTTTCGTCCGCGATCCCGCGCGTCGAGGGCTTCTGCTTGCCGTCGCCGGCGCAGCGGGGGTTCTGTATCTCGCTCTCCAGGGGCTGGCGATCGGCTTTTCCGGCTGGACCTGGACGATCAGCGAGACCCTGTTCGGCACGCTTTCCGACGGTCAGCCGTCAATGGGCGCCGGCGCCGTGCTTATGGCACTCACCTTCGTTCTTCTGTTCGCCTTCGGGCTGGCCGAGCGCGGCGTGCTCAAGGGCGACGCCTTCATCGTCGCGGCGATTTCCCTGCTCGTGACCCTCGTCATCGTCTTCGTCTTCTATCCGGTCGGCAGCATGTTCGCGGCGTCGGTTCAGGATTTCGACGGCTCGTTCAAACCGGATGGTTTCATCCGCAATATCCAGGACGCCTCGATCTGGAGCCTGAGCTGTGTCGTCGGCGAAGGCCGCTGCGGCGTCGCCTGGCGCACCCTATGGCTGGCGCTGATGACGGCGTCCGGCTCGACGCTGCTTGGCCTTGCCTTCGCGCTTGTCGCCACCCGCACCCGCTTCCCCTTCAAGAAGGGCATGCGGCTCTTGACGGTGTTGCCGATCATCACGCCGCCCTTCGTCATCGGCCTGGCGTTGACGCTGCTCTTCGGCCGCGCCGGGGTCGTTACCGAATTTCTCTCGGATGCCTTCGGCGTCGAACCGGGGCGCTGGCTCTATGGCCTTACCGGCATCTGGATCGCGCAGGTCCTCTCCTTCACCCCGATTTCGTTCCTCGTGCTGATCGGCGTCGTCGAAGGGGTCAGCCCTTCGATGGAAGAGGCGTCGCAGACGTTGCGCGCCGATCGCTGGCGCACCTTCTGGACCGTCTCTCTGCCGCTGATGAAGCCGGGCCTGGCGAACGCCTTCCTCATCGGCTTCATCGAAAGCATGGCCGACTTCGGCAATCCGCTGGTGCTCGGCGGCAGCCATGGCGTGCTCTCGACCGAAATCTTCTTCGCCGTCGTCGGCGCGCAGAACGATCCGTCCCGTGCGGCCGTACTCGCCATCATCCTTCTCTGCTTCACGCTCACGGCCTTCGTGGCGCAACGCTACTGGCTCGCCGGCAAGAACTATTCGACCGTGACCGGCAAGGGCGATTCCGGTGCCCACAGTGCATTGCCACGCTCGATCTCGATCGGCGTTCACGCCATCGTCATTCCCTGGATGATCTTCACCGTCGTCGTTTACAGCATGATCCTCTTCGGCGGCTTCGTGAAGACCTGGGGTCTCGACAACTCGCTGACGCTCGACCACTACGCCAAGGCCTTCTCGATCTCGTTTGCCGACGGCGCAATCGCCTGGACGGGTGTTGCCTGGAACTCCTTCTGGACGACCATGGAGATCTCGCTGATCGCAGCACCACTGACGGCTATGGTCGGGTTGCTGACGGCCTATCTGATCGTGCGCCAGCGTTTCGCCGGCCGTGATGTCTTCGAGTTCGCGCTGATGCTGAGCTTTGCTATCCCCGGCACCGTCATCGGCATCAGCTACATCATCGCCTTCAACCTGCCGCCGCTCGAAATGACCGGCACGGCGCTGATCCTCGTCGCCTGCTTCGTCTTCCGCAACATGCCGGTCGGCGTGCGCGGCGGCATTGCGGCGATGAGCCAGCTCGACAAGAGCCTCGACGAGGCGTCGCTGACGCTTCGGGCAACGAGCTTCCGCACGTTGCGCAAGGTCATCCTGCCCTTGCTGCGTCCGGCGATCGTCGCGGCACTCGTCTATTCCTTCGTCCGGGCGATCACCTCGATCAGCGCCGTCGTCTTCCTCGTCAGCGCCGAGTACAACATGGCCACCGCCTACATCGTCGGCCTTGTCGAAAACGGCGAGTTCGGCGTGGCGATCGCCTACTCCTCGGCCCTCATCCTGGTGATGATCACCGTCATCACCGGCCTGCAACTCCTCGTCGGCGAACGCAAGCTGAGGCGCGAGAACCGCGTCCTCGGCGCCGCTCCGGTCCGTTCGTCCAACACCATCTCCCAGGAGAAAACCGCATGA
- a CDS encoding ABC transporter substrate-binding protein: MKTTTLSLMLFAGTALAALPAQAAGSLNLICSADVVICEQMTGDFQKETGIKVNMVRLSSGETYAKIRAEARNPKTDIWWAGTGDPHLQAASDGLTLEYKSPMLDQLQDWAKKQAEGSGYRTVGVYAGALGWGYNTEIFQKKGLKEPKCWADLLDASLKGEIQMANPNSSGTAYTALASLVQIMGEDQAFDYLKKLNGNIAQYTKSGSAPVKAAARGEAGLGIVFMHDAVAQTAEGFPIKSIAPCEGTGYEIGSMSIIRGAKNLDNAKAWYDWALKPEVQSRMKDAKSFQLPSNKSAEVPKEAPKFEDIKLIDYDFATFGDAEKRKALLERWDREVGASAN; the protein is encoded by the coding sequence ATGAAAACAACGACGCTTTCCCTCATGCTCTTTGCAGGCACGGCGCTTGCCGCCCTGCCCGCCCAGGCTGCCGGCAGCCTCAACCTCATCTGCTCCGCAGACGTGGTCATCTGCGAACAGATGACCGGCGACTTCCAGAAGGAAACCGGCATCAAGGTCAACATGGTTCGCCTGTCTTCGGGCGAAACCTACGCCAAGATCCGCGCCGAGGCGCGCAACCCGAAGACCGACATCTGGTGGGCGGGCACCGGCGACCCGCACCTGCAGGCAGCCTCCGACGGCCTGACGCTCGAATACAAGTCGCCGATGCTGGACCAGCTCCAGGATTGGGCGAAGAAGCAGGCTGAAGGCTCCGGCTATCGCACCGTCGGCGTTTATGCCGGCGCGCTCGGCTGGGGCTACAACACCGAGATCTTCCAGAAGAAGGGCCTGAAGGAGCCGAAGTGCTGGGCCGACCTGCTCGACGCCTCGCTGAAGGGCGAGATCCAGATGGCCAATCCGAACTCTTCCGGCACCGCCTACACGGCGCTTGCCTCACTGGTGCAGATCATGGGCGAGGACCAGGCCTTCGATTACCTCAAGAAGCTCAACGGCAACATCGCGCAGTACACCAAGTCCGGCTCAGCGCCGGTGAAGGCAGCCGCACGCGGCGAAGCCGGCCTCGGCATCGTTTTCATGCACGACGCCGTGGCACAGACTGCCGAAGGCTTCCCGATCAAGTCGATCGCGCCTTGCGAGGGCACCGGCTACGAGATCGGCTCGATGTCGATCATCCGCGGCGCCAAGAACCTGGACAATGCCAAGGCCTGGTACGACTGGGCGTTGAAGCCCGAGGTCCAGTCGCGCATGAAGGACGCCAAGTCCTTCCAGCTGCCGTCCAACAAGTCGGCCGAAGTGCCGAAGGAAGCACCGAAGTTCGAGGACATCAAGCTGATCGACTACGATTTCGCCACCTTCGGCGATGCCGAGAAACGCAAAGCCCTGCTCGAGCGCTGGGACCGCGAGGTCGGCGCGAGCGCCAACTGA
- a CDS encoding ABC transporter substrate-binding protein, which produces MKGITAIGAGVALWLCAATSGMTAPALTVLCGVDEAWCATMKAAFEAKSGIEVAMTRKSNGDILTQIRAEKDTPTVDVWWGGTGDTHLQAGSENLLEPYRPAHERDMLPWAQNFFAISGGRSAGIYAGALGFAYNADLLHTLKLPAPTCWKDLADNAYRGRIRSGNPNSSGTAFTTLATLVQLFGEDEAFRFMGALNRNIDQYTTAGSAPVKAAARGETLIGISFMHDAVTQKQAGFPLVIVAPCEGTGYEIGAVSIVKGARHLENAKSFVDFALTPEGQGTGAAAGQNQVPSNARAELPPGAPDISLIKMVDFDFATFGSPEERSRLLKRFDAEIAATN; this is translated from the coding sequence GTGAAAGGCATTACCGCTATCGGCGCGGGCGTGGCCCTATGGCTGTGCGCCGCCACGTCAGGCATGACGGCACCGGCGCTCACCGTGCTTTGCGGTGTCGACGAAGCGTGGTGCGCGACGATGAAGGCCGCTTTCGAGGCGAAGTCGGGCATCGAGGTCGCTATGACCCGAAAGAGCAACGGCGACATCCTCACCCAGATCCGGGCCGAAAAGGACACCCCTACCGTCGATGTGTGGTGGGGCGGGACAGGCGACACCCATCTGCAGGCGGGATCGGAGAACTTGCTCGAACCCTATCGGCCGGCGCATGAGCGCGACATGCTGCCTTGGGCGCAGAATTTCTTCGCCATCTCCGGCGGACGTTCGGCGGGCATTTATGCCGGAGCGCTTGGCTTTGCCTACAATGCCGACCTGCTGCATACGCTGAAATTGCCGGCCCCGACCTGCTGGAAGGATCTCGCCGACAACGCCTATCGCGGCCGTATCCGCAGCGGCAATCCGAACTCGTCGGGCACCGCCTTCACCACGCTTGCAACGCTGGTGCAGCTCTTCGGCGAGGATGAGGCCTTCCGGTTCATGGGCGCACTCAACCGCAACATAGACCAGTACACCACGGCCGGCTCGGCACCGGTCAAGGCGGCAGCACGCGGGGAAACCCTGATCGGCATCTCCTTCATGCATGACGCGGTCACGCAGAAGCAGGCGGGCTTCCCACTCGTCATCGTCGCGCCGTGCGAAGGGACCGGCTACGAAATCGGCGCCGTCAGCATCGTCAAGGGCGCGCGCCATCTCGAAAACGCGAAAAGCTTCGTCGATTTCGCGCTCACCCCGGAAGGCCAGGGTACGGGTGCAGCTGCCGGCCAGAACCAGGTCCCATCCAACGCCCGCGCGGAGTTGCCGCCTGGCGCACCGGACATATCGCTGATCAAGATGGTCGATTTCGACTTCGCCACCTTCGGCTCGCCGGAGGAACGAAGTCGATTGCTCAAACGGTTCGACGCGGAGATCGCCGCGACGAACTGA
- a CDS encoding response regulator, with product MLSERIRILIVEDDPDMAELVSDLVEAEGWMPLTAPSAEAAAVVLERETVHLVLVDHNLPGASGRTFAQRLRARTNIGIVMVTAAGSAADRVLGLETAADDYVVKPFEPIELTARIKAVLRRTYPSLKPERETEREHEPAALKLGDWSIDLKSRRAVCLSDATRSLTSAEFALLEILAETPNTPVTRAHILDRLGAESDRYIDRNVDVLVLRLRRKIERNPDLPRHIKTRRGKGYVLDTDDDEARP from the coding sequence ATGCTGAGTGAGAGAATACGGATTCTGATCGTCGAAGACGATCCGGACATGGCGGAGCTTGTTTCCGATCTGGTGGAGGCCGAAGGCTGGATGCCGCTGACGGCGCCATCGGCGGAGGCCGCCGCTGTCGTCCTCGAGCGGGAAACGGTGCACCTGGTGCTCGTCGACCACAACCTGCCTGGAGCCTCGGGCCGGACCTTTGCCCAGCGGCTGCGGGCGCGCACCAATATCGGCATCGTCATGGTAACGGCGGCAGGCAGCGCCGCGGATCGGGTGCTGGGACTGGAGACGGCCGCCGACGATTATGTCGTCAAGCCGTTCGAGCCGATCGAACTGACGGCCCGGATCAAGGCCGTGCTTCGACGGACTTACCCGTCGCTGAAGCCGGAGCGGGAGACCGAGCGCGAGCACGAGCCCGCGGCGCTGAAACTCGGCGACTGGTCGATCGACCTCAAGAGCCGGCGCGCGGTCTGCCTTTCCGATGCGACCCGCTCGCTCACCAGCGCCGAGTTCGCTCTGCTGGAAATTCTCGCGGAAACGCCGAACACGCCAGTCACCCGCGCCCATATCCTCGATCGGCTGGGCGCCGAAAGCGATCGCTATATCGACCGCAACGTCGATGTGCTCGTGCTTCGGCTCCGGCGCAAGATCGAGCGCAATCCGGACCTTCCGCGCCACATCAAGACGCGGCGCGGCAAGGGTTATGTGCTGGATACCGACGACGACGAGGCCCGGCCGTGA